The following nucleotide sequence is from Stigmatopora nigra isolate UIUO_SnigA chromosome 20, RoL_Snig_1.1, whole genome shotgun sequence.
ggagccagagttccctcaacaacaaatgggagatgagcaacttccaatcaaaagggagCAAGATCttttcacctggtcacttggtgagttcGTGAAGAGGAAAGATGTTCTTGGCGTGGCCAgcagaggggcggagcctgcaaacacaTCAACTTGGCCCTggattaaagaggaggagccagagttccctcaacagtgcaaaagagaagaggaacctccaatcaaaaatgtggaatgtgtcaaatggtcaactggtgagcctttcaagTGTGAAGATGATATGGGTGTGACCAACAGAGGGATGGAGCTTCTGAGTGgaagctcaacagaaggatggcgagcagaacatttcattgctcctttatcagatggcaacgacttgctttttgacaatgatgatgttgaagatgttaagaaaaatcccTGTGGCGAcgaactctgcaaatgctttcagtgtgggaaaacttttggagaaaagtcttctttgaaaaCACATATGAGGAGACACACTGGGCAGAACCCCTTATCAtgtacagtttgtggtaaaacatttacacacaagggaaaatttaaaatgcactgcagaacccacacgggtaacaaaccattttcgtgttcagtttgtggtcaacaaTTCACACAGAAAGGAAGCTTAAAtattcatgcaagaacacacactggggaaaaaccattttcgtgttcagtttgtggtcaacaaTTCACACAGAAAGGAAGCTTAAAtattcatgcaagaacacacactggtgaaaaaccattttcgtgttctttttgtggtcagacatttacacggaaggataaattaaaaatacacacaagaactcacactggtgaaaaaacattttcatgttcagtttgtggtaaagcatTCTCAGAAAAGGGAAGTTTAAAAgctcacacaagaacccacgcAAGAAAcaacacaggtgaaaaacaattttcgtgttcagtttgtgatcAAGGATTCACACGGAATGGAAGATTAATTAGTCATGTAAGAACACACacgggtgaaaagccattttcgtgttcagtttgcggtaaaaGCTTTTCTCAAAAGCGTTATTTACAAATACAcataataacccacactggtgaaaaaccatttccgtgttcagtttgtgatcaaagattcacacagaagggaagcttaaatattcatgcaagaacacacactggtgaaaaaccattttcgtgctcaTTTTGTAGTCAAACATTCACAaataaggaaaaatttaaaacccacaaaataacccacacaggtgaaaagccattttggtgttcagtttgtgggCAAAGATTCAgagagaagggaagcttaaaaacccacacaagaacccacgcAAGAAAcaacactggtgaaaaaccattttcatgctcagtttgtggtcaaggattcagagacaagggaaacttaaaagctcacacaagaacccacacaggtgaaaaaccatttttgtgttcagtttgtggtcaaagattcacacagtcAGGAAGCTTAAATAAGCATGCAAGatcacacactggtgaaaaaccattttcgtgttcagtttgtggacaatcattcacacagATGGGACACTTAAATCTTCACacgagaacccacactggtgaaaaaccattttcgtgttcagtttgtggtaaatcattttctcaacaccaaaacttaaaaaggcacataagtacacacaggtaaaaagccatttttctaCTCAGTTTGTGGTGGGAGATTTTCCCGAAAGAGAAGCTAagaagaacacttattaacccacactggagaacaatgttttcctgctcagtctgtgaccACAGATGTGCTACAACAGCCTaattaaaaagctacacaattcaaaaacattttccaggcgcagttaatgtgccaacattttcacataatgGAACTTTAAAAGAAGACTcaacaacccacacaggagaaaagcacctttttgctcaatttgtggcaggaatatcttaaaaacataattgCCCACATCGGTCAGAAACCCctttcctgctcagcttcttgccagagatagAGTCGTAAGGATAgacttaaaagatgcaaatgtgttgtgacaagcaataGCCAAGGACGGCTTTGCTTGTTTCATCAAATTCTCTATGAAAGttcattgtaatcaaagtataattgtattttgcattctcaaaatcaagttaaca
It contains:
- the LOC144213369 gene encoding uncharacterized protein LOC144213369 produces the protein MDAMKTTTSKLQEFDVKEDLTRHHHPVDCKLMQAKVIVHRLEGFRNDLGAGGQESVDLEGEVKLPQIKEEEPEFPQQQMGDEQLPIKREQDLFTWSLGEFVKRKDVLGVASRGAEPANTSTWPWIKEEEPEFPQQCKREEEPPIKNVECVKWSTGEPFKCEDDMGVTNRGMELLSGSSTEGWRAEHFIAPLSDGNDLLFDNDDVEDVKKNPCGDELCKCFQCGKTFGEKSSLKTHMRRHTGQNPLSCTVCGKTFTHKGKFKMHCRTHTGNKPFSCSVCGQQFTQKGSLNIHARTHTGEKPFSCSVCGQQFTQKGSLNIHARTHTGEKPFSCSFCGQTFTRKDKLKIHTRTHTGEKTFSCSVCGKAFSEKGSLKAHTRTHARNNTGEKQFSCSVCDQGFTRNGRLISHVRTHTGEKPFSCSVCGKSFSQKRYLQIHIITHTGEKPFPCSVCDQRFTQKGSLNIHARTHTGEKPFSCSFCSQTFTNKEKFKTHKITHTGEKPFWCSVCGQRFREKGSLKTHTRTHARNNTGEKPFSCSVCGQGFRDKGNLKAHTRTHTGEKPFLCSVCGQRFTQSGSLNKHARSHTGEKPFSCSVCGQSFTQMGHLNLHTRTHTGEKPFSCSVCGKSFSQHQNLKRHISTHR